In Desulfobacter hydrogenophilus, the genomic stretch TTTGACGATAAACGGTCTCAAGCTCGATTGTCACCAGATCAGAACGGCTTAAGGCCTGGCTTGAAAAAAAATAGGGAGACGCATAATAATTGGACAAAAGGTTCCATTCATCGGGTTTGGTCACCGGCGGCAGTTGGAACAGGTCCCCGATGAGCAGCAGTTGAACCCCGCCAAAGGGCCGATCATCCCGGCGCAGCCGCCGCAATACCGCATCCAGGGCGTCCAGCAGATCCGCCCGGACCATGGATATCTCATCAATCACCAGCAGATCAAGGCCGTTGATGATTTGCTTTTTTACCTTTGAGAATCTGAAAAACCGCCGGTTGTCCTGGGGACGATCACTTTGTCCGGGCAAAAAAGGCCCCAACGGAATCTGAAAAAAGGAGTGCAGGGTCACGCCCCCGGCATTTACGGCGGCAACGCCCGTGGGCGCCGCGACAATAAACTGCTTGGGGCAGAACTCCTGTAAAGATTTCAGGAATGTGGTTTTACCGGTGCCGGCCCTGCCGGTCAGATAGATATTACACAGGGTTTCCCCGACAAAGGCACGGGCAGCCTGGATTTTTTTGTTTCCTTCAAAGGAAGGTAATGTGGATTTCGTATTGTCCATAGACCTGCCTTATAACAAAAAAATTCACATCCTGTCCACTGCCCCCAAAGGTTATCCAGCATCAGTCCTTTTGGAAAGCCAGCCCCCGCCAAGGGCTTTATAAAGTTTGACATAGGCGTTGAAATAAAGCTGCCGGTTTTGGGAATACTCAAGCTGGGCTGAAAACAGGGTGCGTTGGGAATCCAGTACTTCAAGATAGGAGCTAACCCCCTTGTCATACCTTTCAAAAGAAAGCTTATACGCATTTTCAGCCGCATCCACCTTGCGTTGGGACGCGTCACTTTCCCTTCTGTAGGTATCCACTTCCACTAAAGCATCCTCCACCTCCTTAAAGGCGGTAAGCACCACTTCCTGGTAGTTGAACAGTGCCTGACGGGTCTGTTCCTTGGCCACCTCTACCCTGAGTTTGCTTTTATTAAAATCAAACAAGGGGCCTAAAAGGCCGCCACTTACATTCCAGATCCCGCCATGATTGGTGATGTTGGACACTTCGGAAGAGGCAAGCCCCAAGGCACCGGTCAAACTGATGGCCGGAAACCGCTGGGCCACGGCCACACCGATTTTTTCGTTGGCGGCATGCACAAGGGCCAGGGCTCTTTTGATTTCAGGACGGCGCTGCAGAAGGGATGCCGGCATGCCCACAGGGATCATGGGGGGCAAGAGCTGTTTATCCAGGGAAATACCCGTTCGAATCCCCCCGGGTAGCCGGCCCATAAGCAGTTTCAACTGGTGCTCGGTTTTAGAGATAAGGCGTTCATAGGTAGGGATGGCGCCAGCGGCCACTTCCAGCTGAATCTGGGCCTGGTTCACATCAATTTTCGGGATGATCCCCTTATCAAACCGTTTGGTAATAATATCAAGGCCGTCCTGCCGGGAGGTAAGGGTTTCTTTGGACATCTCCAGGCGCTGGCGGTAGTCCAGAAGCTGGTAATAGGCAGACACCACATCGGCAATGAGCGTGGTGCGCACCGCCCATGCACCGTAGGCCGATGCCAAAATATCGGCCTGAGCCGCAGCCGTGGACCGCTTAAATTTTCCCCAAAAATCAAGTTCCCATGACAGGTTGGGGGCCACATAATAATTATTGTTGGTGAATATGGACCGGGTTCCCGAATAGTTACCCACATAACCGCCGGCCCCAAGATTGATGGCCGGGTACTGGTCGGCCCGGGTCATCCCGTAGGTGAATCTGGCCTCTTCAATCCGGCTTAATGCCGTTTTCAGATCCTGGTTGTTTTCAAGGGCTGTGGTCACAAGCTCATAAAGCACCGGATCTTTGAACAGCTCCCACCACTTTAAATCCTGATCACTGCCGGCATCGGCCGGGGCAAACCGGTACGCCGCCGGGACATCCACCACAGGGGATTCAAAATCAGGCCCCAGGGTAAGACATCCGGACAGGCCGAATCCCGACAAAAGGACCAGGAGGATAAACAATGCGGGAAGGGACGACAATCTGTTCGTAACCATAATTTTTAAGCTTTCTTATTAGCTAAATCTCGTTTTTTTTCATACCGGCACAGCTTGCCGATAAACACAAACAGCATAGGATAGAAAAATACCCCAAGCAGCGTGGCCAGGCACATGCCGCCCAAAAGTGCCACACCCATGACTTTACGGGATAAGGCGCCTGAGCCCGTGGCCACCACCAGCGGGAAAATACCCAGGATAAAGGAAAATGCCGTCATAAGAATCGGGCGGAATCGTATTTTTGCCGACTCAATGGCCGCATCAAACAGACTCATCCCCTCGTGGAATTTGATATTGGCAAACTCCACAATTAGAATGGCATTTTTGGCAGCCATACCAATGAGCAACACCAGGGAGATCTGGGCAAATACGTTATTTTCGTAAGTTAAATCAAAAAACCGTGCCAGGTACAAAAAGCCCATGGCACCGAACAGGGCAAAGGGCGTCCCCAAAAGGATGCTGAAGGGAAGGGACCAGCTTTCATACTGGGCAGCCAGAATCAGGAACACAAAAACCAGAGAAAAGATAAAAACCACAGACCCGGTGCCGGACGCGGCCTTTTCCTGGTAGGACATGTCGCTCCAGGCGTAAGTCATATCATCGGGGAGCACTTCGGCGGCCACCGCTTCCAAAGCCGCCATGGCCTGGCTCGATGTGTATCCCCGGGCAGGGCTTCCGGATATTTCTGCGGCCCGCATGAGGTTAAACCGGTTGGTATAATCGGGACCGTACACCTCTTTGACCTTGATAAACGCAGACATGGGTACGCTTTTTCCCGCTTTATTTTTCACAAAGAACTGGCCCAGTTTTTTGGCGTTAAGCCGATACTCGGGTTCCGCCTGGATATAGGCCCGGTAAAGACGTCCAAACCGGTTAAAATCGTTGACATAGGCACCGCCCAGGAATGTACCGATGGCGGTATAGATGTCATTGAGATTGATGCCGGCCTTTAATGCTTTGTCCCGGTCCACCTCGATAAGCTTCTGGGGCACGTTGGGGCTGAAGGTGGTCCGAATGGATCCGATTTCCGGCCGTTTTTTGGCTGCCGCTATGAACTGGGTGGCCTGGTGCCCTAAATAAGCCGGGGTATTGCCCACGCGATCCTGGAGCATAAAGGTGAACCCGGAGCCCGTTCCAAGTCCGGGGATGGCCGGCGGGGCAAAGGCAAACACCTGGGCCTGGTTAACCCCGAAATAAAACTGTTTGTTCAATTCGTTGACCAGATCATCAACGGTTTTCTCCCGCTCATCCCAATCCTTGAGCGAAACAAACAAAAACCCGTAATTGGGTCCCATGGAAGATGAGAGCATGGAAAAACCCGTGGCATTGGTCACATGTTCCACTTCCGGGTGTTTGGCAAGAATCTTTTCCACCTGCCGGGTCACAACATCCGAGCGCTGGAGGGATGCGGCATCGGGCAGCTGCACATTGACCATGAAATAGCCCATGTCCTCGGAGGGGATAAACCCGCCGGGCAGAAGTTTTCCCACGATACCGGTAGCGCAGCACACCGCAATAATCAGAAGAACACCGAACAATGCCTTGCGAACCACGATTCGGGTAATTTTGGTATATACATTCGTGGAGGCGTCAAAGGCGTTGTTAAACATTGAAAAAAACAGGCCCAAAGGTCCCCGGTAGGGTTTGGGGGATTTAAGCAAGAGCCCGCAAAGGGCCGGGCTTAAAGACAATGCATTGATGGAGGAAAAGAGCACCGATACCACAATGGTCAGGGCAAACTGCTGGTAAAGCCGTCCGGTAATTCCGCCCATGGCCGATACGGGCAAAAACACCGCCACAAGAACCAGGGTGGTAGCCACAATGGGTGCGGTAACCTCACCCATGGCTTCAACCGTGGCAGGCTTGGGTTCCATGCCCTTGGCAATATTGACCTGGACCGCCTCCACCACCACAATGGCATCATCCACCACAATGCCAATGGCCAGCACAAGCCCCAGCAAAGACAGGTTATTCACCGTGAACCCCAACAGCGGAAACGCAACAAAGGCTCCAAGCAAGGAGACTGGAATGGCAATGGTGGGGATCAGGGTGGCCCGCCAGTCCTGGATAAAAATAAAAACAACAAAAATAACCAGGGCCAGAGCAATCAATAGTGTCTCAATGATTTCGTCAATGCCCTTGGTGATGGGAAGCGTGGCATCCAAAGACACGTCATACCGCATGCCCTTGGGAAAGGATTTGGACACCTGGGCCATCACCGACCTGATCTCATCAGCCAGATTCACTGCATTGGACCCCGGCGCCTGGTACAGGGCAAGAATGGAACAGGGTTTACCGTCCATGCGAGAGAACACATTGTAGGACTCCACGCCCAGTTCCACCCGGGCCACGTCCCTGATTTTGACCTGGGCTCCGGTATCTGTGGTGCGGATTACGATATCGCCAAAGGCCTCCTTGGAAGCCAGCCGGTCGGGCAGCCGCACCGTATAGGTAAATTCGGTCCCGTCAGGTGCGGGTTCCGCCCCGAACTTCCCCCCCGGCACAATGATGTTCTGGGCTTTGATGGCATTGGTGATTTCAGGCACGGTCATGTCGAGTTGGGCCAGACGGTCAGGCTTGATCCAGATGCGCATGGAGTAGTCTGATCCGCCCAGAACATCCACCCGGCCGATCCCCTTCAACCGCGCCAGGGAATCTTTGATATTGATCAGGGCATAGTTGTTCAAAAAAGTCTGATCATATTTGTTGGACGGGTCGGTGAGAGCCACCAGCATCAGGATGTTGGGCAGGGATTTTTCCGTGGATACCCCTAAACGCTTGACCTCCTCGGGCAGTTTGGCCGTAGCGGCCGACACCCGGTTCTGCACAAATACGGTATTCATGTCCGGGTCGGTGCCGATTTCAAAGGAGACGTTAATAGTCATGGTGCCGTCATTGGCGTTCACCGACTTCATGTAGAGCATGTTGTCCACGCCGTTGATTTGCTGCTCAAGCGGAGTGGCCACAGAGGCTTCCACATTGGTTGCGTTGGCACCGGTGTAGCTGGCACGCACCTGCACAATGGGCGGAGTAATATTGGGATACTGCTCCATGGGCAGCTGCAACACAGACAAAACACCCAGGATTACCGTGACAATCGCAATAACCATGGCGACAATGGGTCGCCGGACAAAAAAAGCACCCATTAGCTTTCTTCCTGTGCTATACGGTCCACCGTCACCGCTTTGGCCGTCACCTTGGTCCCGTCGGCAACTTTTTGCAAGCCTTCGTACACAATGGACTCACCACCTGAAAGGCCTGTTTTAACCAGAACAAAATTATCAATATCCGGTCCAAGGGAAACATCCTGCTCCTTAACGATGCCTCCGTCACCCACCACGAACACCTTTTTAAGGCCCTGCAGGTCTGTGATGCAACGCTGGGGAACAAGAACTCCACCCTTAACGCTGTCTATCATGGCCTTGATCTTGGCGAATTGCCCGGGGCGCAACAGGCCATCCGGATTGGGAAAGGAAACCTGCATCAGAATCGCACCGGTGGTGGGATCAATCTGTCGGTCCAAAAAATTTGGCTTTCCTTTGTAAGGATAAACAGAACCGTCGGCCAGAATCAACTGAATATCAGCTTTGAAAGCGTTTTCCCTTTCCATGCCTTCCTGCTCTGAGGCCTTCATATGACGAGCCGCCCCCAGGTATTGGGATTCTGTTAAAAAAAATTCGGCTAAAACCGAATTGGTGTTGGAAACGGTATTTAAAATGACCGGGTTGGGATCACGGCCCACAAAATCCCCGACCTTGGCTTTTGTTTTTCCAATGATGCCGTTAATGGGAGAATATACCTTAGTATATCCCATCTGGATCTGAACTGCCCGGACATTGGCCTGGGCTGCGGTCACGCCTGCTTTTGCGGCATCATAGGCAGCCACGGCCCCGTCGAGATCACTTTGGGATACGGCATTCATCTTTGCCAGGGGGCGATATCGGTCCAAATCGCGCTTAGCCTTGACCATCTTTGTGTTGGCCTCTGCAAGAAGCCCCTTCATTGAAGCAACCTGGGCCTCAAAGGTCTGGCTTTCAATGGTGTAAAGCAGATCGTCGGACTTAACAGGCGAACCCTCCTTGAAATGAACCCCTTTTAAAAAACCTTCCACCCGGGCCCTTATGGCAATGTCCTTGGCACCGTAAATCTGACCCACGAAAGTGTGGTAAATGGGGACATCCTCGGCAAGTGTTTTATACACGCTCACACTGACAGGCGGAATGGCCTTGGCTGTTTTCTGTTCGGCTTCTTTACAGGCCGGTGTCCAAACCAGCAATACGAATACCAGCAGTACAACGCTAAATTTAGTTTTCATTTTTTCCCACACGAATCCATGCGTTAATGTTTAGCTATTATTACTATACTATTACCCCTGAATTTTAAACCATTTTTCGTCCTGGGACCTGCGAAAAGATTGATTTGATTTTTTTACCTGAACACCTGCGGTCCTTAAATTCTTATTGCCGCGCAGTACTATTCGCAATTATTATCGTATGAATTTATTTTCAGCGGCCTGGGGTAGGTAAATATCAAAGCAACTGCCTTCTCCTTCAGTACTGTCCACAAATATATAGCCCTTGAGCCGGGCCACAATCCCCTTGATAATGGGAAGCCCCATACCCGTGCCCCGCCCTTTTCTCTTTGTTGTAAAATAGGGCTCAAATATATTGTCCATGACGGCACGGCTCATCCCGTGTCCCGTATCCAGCACTTGCAAATGGATATAAGTGCCCGGCAGTATCCGGCGCGTCTCTTCCAGGGGACTTTCTTGAACTTGAATTTCATCCAGACGAACCGTAAGAAGCCCACCATTGTCCATCATGGCATGATGGGCATTGGTGCAAAGATTCATGACAATTTGATGAATCTGGGTGGGATCTGCCATAACAGGAGCAAGATCCGTTCTGATAAACGTTTCAATCTTTATGTTTTTGGGAACAGAAGCTCTCAGCAGCTTTAAGCTCTCCTTGATGATGGGACCGGGGTGGCAACGGATATACTCCTTTTCCCCCTGACGGCTAAATGCCAGAATCTGGGCCACCAGGTCCTGGGCCCTGATGGATGCGTTTTTCACCCGACGAAGATATTTGAGCATCTTCTCATCTTCGGGGCACATTGACAGACAAAGATCCGTATACCCAAGGATGGGGGACAAAATATTATTAAAATCATGGGCAATGCCGCCGGCCAGAACGCCAAGGGCCTCCATTTTTTGAAGCTGCACGATCTGACGTTTAAACTCACCCTGCTGCTTTTCACACTTCTGCCTTCTGTAGACACCGCTGATCTGCTGGGCCACACCCATGACCAAATGGATGTCATTGCTGTCCAGTTTTCTGAGGGTAACCGTATTGCCGGCAATCATGATGCCGATGGGCGCACCGTCCACTTCAATAGGGCTGATAATAAAAGAACGGGGTTTGATACGGTCCGTTAGTTCCCGACTCTGGGGATATTTGCGCTTAAGCCACGCGATATCGTTCACAAGCATGGGCTTGTTATACCTGAAGGACTCATAAAACACCCCTTCGGATGCCCCCTCAAGGGAGATGCTATAATTGGCGATATGCACCTTTTCAATCTCAGTAAAACCATATCCGCCGCGATAAGACAGAGACGTTTTCTCATCATCGGCGATCATGATCATCACACGGTCATACCGAAGGTTTTTCCCGACGATATTCGCAGCCCGTTCAAAGGAACAAGCATCAGGATCTTCAATCCCCAGGACCTGTCCAATTTCGACAATTACCTTTGAATTTTCGGCATTGACCCCAAACTGATTGAGTATCTCTTCTCTATCGTTATGTATACCGCGTAAAGACCTTGCAAGCGCCTTTGATTTCACCATCTGGGCGGCCCACCCCAGACCCAAAAACAAGAAGGCCGGGCACATCAGCCACAAGCTTTTGGGCACAACAGCAAAAGGCGTTATCCACAACGCAATGGATATGACGATTGCAGCAGCACCGGCAAGCCAGGAAAGCACAACAAGTAGGGGAAAAACCGAATCCCGCCAGACGAGCTCATACCGGCAGACCTTGCCCCCTTTGAACATACATTCCGGATGGTGCACGGTCAGATCATTATGGAGAAAAACATCTGCAAGTCCCTGGAAATATCCCTGGCGAATCTCGCACTGGAAGGGTTCTTCTTTGGTCCCTTCATTGGGTATGACCACAATCTCAATTTTATTTTTCCCTATATATCGGGTGGTATAACGCGAAAATGGGGTCAGGCCCCCGGCATAGTTTCCCATCATCACACAGGCCCGCCTGACCCGGACAAAAGGTAACAGCAGGCTGCGAATCCATCCCAGGCATTGGGGCTTTACTGCATATCGGCCGGCCTCCCGGGCGATTTCCATATTGTCGGTAAGTATGCACAAGCGCTGATGAAACCGGTTGAGGTGTGCCTGGCTGAGCCCTATGGCGTTATCACCGGTTTTACTGTAATTTTCGATCCCGGCCTCGTCCATGAGGTCTTCGATTTCAATTTCAGGATATTTTTCCTGAATCAGGGCCACATAGGCATCCAGAATCTTATCGCTATACAGTTCTTTTTCTTTTGCAGTTTCCATTTTCAATCTTTCCATGAGTCGAAACCTTGCATCCGGTTTTTATATATTTACAGATCAGCGCGTGAAATTCAATCGAATCGTTATAAACTAAAAAAACACTTCTTTCTCCAGAAAAATATGATTTAATAATAGACATTATACCGATTCATGCTAAGTATTTGATTTTATTATATTTTCAAAAACAGACTTCTCAGTAAAATCAGTATGTTATGAAAAATCGGTATAATGTCTAATATACACGGATGCAGCTCATGATAAAATTCGCCGGACATACGAAATTGACGACGGCACTTTATGATTTTTATCCAAGTATCCCGGATCAAGGAATGAATTTTTTGACAAAGAATTTATGATATATTATATCAATATATTTTTTATAAACTATAATCTGGGAGGATGGATGCAAACAGGAAAAGTTAACCAGCGGATTTTATCATTCATGGAGAAACGGGACATGGATATCCAGGCCTTGTCCGAGGCAGCCGGCCTTGACCCCCAATTTATCAAAACCATGCTTGAAGAAGACGCCTATCCCCCCCTGGGGCCTCTAATGAAAATTGCCCGGGCCCTGGGTGTGCGTTTAGGCACCTTTCTGGATGACCAGGACAGCAGTGACCCCTATATTGTCCGCAAGGCGGAACGAGAAGGCGGTTTTTCCGTTCTTGACAGTACCAACAAAGCCCCTACTTTAAATTTCTATGCCCTGGGCAAAGGAAAGTCAGACCGGCACATGGAGCCGTTTTTTGTTGAAATCTTGCCTGAATCCGCAAAGAAAAAGACATTGTCTTCCCATGAAGGCGAAGAGTTTATTGTTGTTGTTTCAGGTCTTGTGGAGGTGATTTACGGCAATAAAACCTATGAACTAAAACCCGGCGACTCCATCTACTACAACTCGGTGGTTCCCCATTATGTCTCCTGTATCGGAAAAGAAAAGGCTGAAATTCACGCCGTGGTTTATGTTCCGGAATAACAGCCATGGGCTGACTTGGTTTATCAAGACCGAGGCTCAACCCCCAACAAAGCATGAAAGTAATTCAGTAACTTATTGGGACTTTTAGACAAAAAACAGCCATGGCCGTGCCTATAGGTATCCTGGATAAGGATCCCGGGTCCGGCCCCCAGCAACCCCAAGCCAAAGAGGAATAGAGCATCATATGGACGAAACTTTGCCATTGCAATCCCTGACTTTAGGCCAAATCCTTGACAGAACAGTTGAAAAATATCCGGACAACCCGGCCGTTGTGTATGTGGACAGAAATTTTCGCCTAACATACAGCCAGTTTGCCACCTATGTAGATGAAACAGCCAAGGGTTTGATGGCCCTGGGCGTTAAGAAAGGGGAAAAGGTAGGAATCTGGGCCACAAATATACCGTACTGGGTTATCTTGCAGTTTGCCACGGCTAAAATCGGGGCTGTGCTGCTCACGGTGAATACAAACTATAAAACAGCTGAACTTGAATACCTGCTCACCCAATCTGAATGTGAAAACCTCTTTCTCATCGACGGATATCAGGACACGGATTACATATCCACTATATACGAGCTGGTGCCGGAGCTGAAAACCTGTCAGCGCGGCCACCTGAAATCCCCCAAATTCCCCCATCTTAAACGGGTGGCCTTCCTTGGCCCTGAAAAACACAGGGGCATGTATACCATCCCTGAAATCCGGGCCTTGTCCGTAATGATTTCCGACGATGAGTATCAGGCTCGCCAGGACAGTCTGGGTCCCCATGATGTGGTGAACATGCAATATACGTCGGGGACCACAGGCTTCCCCAAAGGCGTTATGCTCACCCATTACAATATCGGCAACAACGGGTACTGGATCGGTGCCAATCAGAACTTTGGCCCGGATGACCGGGTCTGCCTTCCCGTGCCCTTGTTCCATTGCTTTGGATGCGTGCTTGGGGTACTTGCAGCCGTAAACCACGGCACCTGCATGGTGATCCTGGAAGGATTTGACCCCCTTTTAATCATGGCCTCGGTGGAGCAGGAAAAGTGCACCGCCCTTTACGGGGTGCCCACCATGTTCATTGCCGTGCTGGAACATGCCCTTTTCAACAAATTTGATTTTTCATCCCTTCGCACCGGTATCATGGCAGGCTCCAACTGCCCCATTCATGTCATGGAGCAGGTTATTGACAAAATGAACATGACCGAAATCACCATCTGCTACGGTCTGACCGAGGGTTCTCCGGTCTTGACCCAAACCCGGATCCACGACGACATCCGGGTGCGGGTAAAGACCGTGGGGGGAGCTCTGCCTCACCTTGAAGTCAAAGTCATTGACCTTGGCACAGGAAAAGAACTGCCCCCGGGCAAACAAGGTGAAGTGTGCTGCAGGGGGTATAACGTCATGAAAGGATACTACAACAACCCCGAAGCCACAGCCCAGACCATTGACAAGGACGGCTGGCTGCATTCGGGCGATCTCGGGGTCATGGACGAAGCAGGCAACCTGTCCATCACAGGCCGGCACAAGGACATGATCATCCGGGGCGGGGAAAATATCTATCCCAGGGAGATCGAGGAGTTTTTATACCGCATGGATGAAATCCGGGATGTCCAGGTAGCTGCGGTACCCAGCGAGAAATACGGTGAAGAGGTTGGTGCCTTTGTGATTCTGAAAGAAGGAACAAATATTGAGCCCAGCGATATCAGCGACTTCTGCCGGGGAAAAATAAGCCGATACAAAATCCCCAGGTATGTCCATTTTATTGATCAATATCCCATGACGGCCTCGGGCAAGATTCAGAAATACAAATTAACGGAGATGTCGGAAGATATTTGGCCGGAAAGACGTTAGGCACCTGACATAAATGGTATTTTTTACCAGCTTCGGCATTGGATCAGAATTTTAACCCGCGGGATATTTAGGACCACGGAGTAAATAACTTACCCATTTTGTTATATCCGGGAGCGCGGGCGTCCCGCCCGCATGTCCGCAAGTATTGTCAAGATGCAGGCAAAAGGCCCGCGCTCCCAGGTTAAGTTTATTTCGGACTCATTCCTTAAACCAAAAACCTCATTTAGTGACAGCACTAAAAATGGAATAAAAATGAAACCATATACTGCTCTCGCCACTGTCATGGTCTGCTTGATTTTAACACTGCCCATGCTCACAACCCGGGCCCTGTGCCGGGAGTTAACCATCATGACCCATGACAGTTTCAGTATGTCTAAATCCGTACTCGAAGATTTTAAAACCGCCGTGGGAGCCGATATCACGATCTTACGCTCCGGAGATGCCGGCCAGGCATTAAATAAGGCGATTCTGTCCAAAAACAATCCCATGGCTGACCTGTTTTTCGGTGTGGACAACACCTTTATAGGCAGGGCCCTGGACCATGATATTTTCATTGCTTACACCCCCACTGGATTTGAAAATATTAACACCTCCCTGGTATTAGATGCCACAAATCGTCTGATACCTGTGGATTTTGGTGATGTATGCCTCAATTATGACATCCAATGGTTCAAGGCAAAACACCTTGCTCCCCCAAGCGGCCTTGAAGATCTGCTGCGTCCGGCATACAAAGACCTCACCGTTGTCCAGAACCCGGCCACATCATCCCCGGGACTTGCCTTTCTTCTGGCCACCATCAGTCGTTTCGGTGAAAAGGAGTACATATCTTTCTGGCAGAAACTTAAAGCCAACGGGGTCATGGTGGTAAACGGCTGGCAGGAAGCCTACTGGGGGCAGTTCACGGCCGCCTCAAAAGGAGACCGCCCCAT encodes the following:
- a CDS encoding AMP-binding protein, producing MDETLPLQSLTLGQILDRTVEKYPDNPAVVYVDRNFRLTYSQFATYVDETAKGLMALGVKKGEKVGIWATNIPYWVILQFATAKIGAVLLTVNTNYKTAELEYLLTQSECENLFLIDGYQDTDYISTIYELVPELKTCQRGHLKSPKFPHLKRVAFLGPEKHRGMYTIPEIRALSVMISDDEYQARQDSLGPHDVVNMQYTSGTTGFPKGVMLTHYNIGNNGYWIGANQNFGPDDRVCLPVPLFHCFGCVLGVLAAVNHGTCMVILEGFDPLLIMASVEQEKCTALYGVPTMFIAVLEHALFNKFDFSSLRTGIMAGSNCPIHVMEQVIDKMNMTEITICYGLTEGSPVLTQTRIHDDIRVRVKTVGGALPHLEVKVIDLGTGKELPPGKQGEVCCRGYNVMKGYYNNPEATAQTIDKDGWLHSGDLGVMDEAGNLSITGRHKDMIIRGGENIYPREIEEFLYRMDEIRDVQVAAVPSEKYGEEVGAFVILKEGTNIEPSDISDFCRGKISRYKIPRYVHFIDQYPMTASGKIQKYKLTEMSEDIWPERR
- a CDS encoding thiamine ABC transporter substrate-binding protein; amino-acid sequence: MKPYTALATVMVCLILTLPMLTTRALCRELTIMTHDSFSMSKSVLEDFKTAVGADITILRSGDAGQALNKAILSKNNPMADLFFGVDNTFIGRALDHDIFIAYTPTGFENINTSLVLDATNRLIPVDFGDVCLNYDIQWFKAKHLAPPSGLEDLLRPAYKDLTVVQNPATSSPGLAFLLATISRFGEKEYISFWQKLKANGVMVVNGWQEAYWGQFTAASKGDRPIVVSYASSPAAEVFYAEQKSTTAPTGVVIENQSAFRQIEFAGILKNSANTDLAKKAMDFLLSQKFQEDIPLQMFVFPANTKAKLPDVFLKHAKITDAPASLPPEEIDRNRDKWLREWTENLLR